In Halarcobacter bivalviorum, a genomic segment contains:
- a CDS encoding aminotransferase class I/II-fold pyridoxal phosphate-dependent enzyme yields MYEKELNSIKKANRYRTRKVFDTNLVDLASNDYLGLASQKILFENTYKKLYQEKFTSPKASIVVTGYSQFHKDFEDDLKKYNGFEDAVVVGSGFLANISMIEALVRKGDILFIDENYHASGMLATRLLNKNQVVIFKHNDCQDLKKKFENQDAKGRKIIAIEGVYSMEGDLAPKEIFDFANEKNALLIVDEAHSSGILGDKLLGIFDLYKIKPKENHIKMGTLGKAYGSYGAYILASKTIIDFLVNRAKAIIYTTAPSLFDIVLGHESLKYIQENKEQFKEKIDSNLQLVNNILGLNSQSLIIPVQIADNKKVLELQKSLEQKGYLVGAIRQPTVKSAIIRLIAKTDIKQSDLEYVCNFLKEAK; encoded by the coding sequence TTGTACGAAAAAGAGTTGAACTCAATCAAAAAAGCTAATAGATATCGTACTAGAAAGGTCTTTGATACTAATCTTGTTGATTTAGCCTCAAATGACTATTTAGGTCTTGCCTCTCAAAAAATACTTTTTGAAAATACTTACAAAAAACTCTATCAAGAAAAATTCACTTCACCAAAAGCATCAATTGTTGTAACAGGATATAGCCAATTTCATAAAGATTTTGAAGATGATTTAAAAAAATACAATGGTTTTGAAGATGCAGTTGTAGTTGGAAGTGGTTTCTTAGCAAATATCTCAATGATTGAAGCACTTGTAAGAAAGGGTGATATTTTATTTATTGATGAAAACTATCATGCAAGTGGAATGCTAGCAACTAGACTTCTAAATAAAAATCAAGTAGTTATTTTCAAACATAATGACTGCCAAGACTTAAAAAAGAAATTTGAAAATCAAGATGCAAAGGGACGAAAAATTATTGCCATAGAAGGAGTTTATTCTATGGAAGGTGATTTAGCTCCTAAAGAAATTTTTGATTTTGCAAATGAAAAAAATGCTTTACTAATAGTTGATGAAGCACACTCTTCTGGAATCTTAGGAGATAAGCTTTTAGGAATTTTTGATTTATATAAAATCAAACCCAAAGAAAATCATATAAAAATGGGAACTTTAGGAAAAGCCTATGGAAGTTATGGAGCATATATTCTTGCTTCAAAGACTATAATTGATTTTCTTGTAAATAGAGCAAAAGCCATTATCTACACAACTGCTCCATCTTTATTTGATATAGTTTTAGGCCATGAATCATTAAAATATATACAAGAAAATAAAGAACAATTTAAAGAGAAAATTGATTCTAACTTACAACTTGTAAACAATATTTTAGGTTTAAACTCTCAAAGTTTAATTATTCCTGTGCAAATAGCAGATAACAAAAAAGTTTTAGAACTTCAAAAAAGTTTAGAACAAAAAGGTTATCTTGTAGGAGCAATAAGACAACCTACAGTTAAAAGTGCAATAATAAGACTTATTGCAAAAACTGATATTAAACAAAGTGACTTAGAGTATGTTTGTAATTTTTTAAAGGAAGCAAAATGA
- a CDS encoding carbonic anhydrase — protein sequence MILNELIKGNENFRQNQFLELENDLQELVEHGQKPEVLFIGCSDSRVTPDLMLNSKPGDMFILRNVGNFVPPYKHDEDYHGSAAAIEYAVAVLKVKHIIVCGHSHCGACKSLYEEIPDTKSLIHVKTWLKLGAKAKERTLKNQKFNTEEEKYRATERNSIRYQLENLLTYPDVKRLLEEGKLKVHGWYYDIQTAKIDYFDSSDDTFKPLSEFTYEP from the coding sequence ATGATATTAAATGAATTAATCAAAGGAAATGAGAACTTTAGACAGAATCAATTCTTGGAGTTAGAAAATGACTTACAAGAATTGGTTGAACATGGACAAAAACCTGAAGTTCTTTTTATTGGATGTTCAGATAGTAGAGTTACACCTGATTTAATGCTTAACTCAAAACCTGGAGATATGTTTATTTTAAGAAATGTTGGGAATTTTGTTCCCCCTTATAAACATGATGAAGATTATCATGGTAGTGCTGCGGCTATTGAGTATGCAGTTGCTGTTTTAAAAGTAAAACATATTATTGTATGTGGACACTCACACTGTGGAGCTTGTAAGTCTTTATATGAGGAAATACCAGATACAAAATCATTAATTCATGTAAAAACTTGGTTAAAACTTGGGGCAAAAGCAAAAGAGAGAACTCTTAAAAACCAAAAATTTAATACAGAAGAAGAGAAATATAGAGCTACGGAGCGAAACTCTATTAGATACCAACTTGAAAATCTTTTAACTTATCCAGATGTAAAAAGATTACTTGAAGAGGGGAAACTTAAAGTTCATGGATGGTATTATGACATCCAAACTGCTAAAATAGATTATTTTGATAGTAGTGATGATACATTTAAACCTTTAAGTGAGTTTACATATGAACCATAA
- the mqnE gene encoding aminofutalosine synthase MqnE: MSVLEKIKNKQRLGLEDAIKLYDLDLFELASIANDIRREKHGDKTYFNINRHINPTNICKDVCQFCAYSASRKNPNPYTMSHEQILEIVKNSSKNGIKEVHIVSAHNPDTGLEWYLDIFKKIKMEFPQIHVKALTAAEIHFLAQEYKLSYEEIIKKMIESGVDSMPGGGAEIFDEKVRKRICGGKVTSQQWLDIHKLWHKAGHESNATMLFGHIETREHRIDHMLRLRDLQDETGGFNAFIPLVYQKENNYLKVKDFLTGQEILKTMAIARILLDSIPHIKAYWVTSTVKLALLAQEFGANDLDGTIEKESIQSAAGAKSANGMPLQQFVDLIKNSGFTPVERDSVYNEIKVW, from the coding sequence ATGAGTGTTTTAGAAAAGATTAAAAATAAACAAAGACTTGGACTTGAAGATGCTATAAAATTATATGATTTAGACCTTTTTGAATTAGCATCTATTGCAAATGATATTAGAAGAGAAAAACATGGAGATAAGACCTACTTTAATATAAATAGACATATCAACCCTACAAATATTTGTAAAGATGTTTGTCAATTTTGTGCATATAGTGCAAGTAGAAAAAATCCAAATCCTTATACAATGAGCCATGAACAAATTTTAGAAATAGTGAAAAACTCATCTAAAAATGGTATTAAAGAAGTACATATTGTTTCAGCACATAATCCAGATACTGGTCTTGAATGGTATTTAGATATTTTCAAAAAAATAAAAATGGAATTCCCTCAAATTCATGTAAAAGCTTTAACAGCAGCAGAAATCCACTTTTTAGCACAAGAATATAAGCTAAGCTATGAAGAGATTATTAAAAAAATGATTGAAAGTGGTGTAGATTCTATGCCAGGTGGTGGTGCTGAAATTTTTGATGAAAAAGTGCGAAAAAGAATTTGTGGGGGGAAAGTTACATCTCAACAATGGCTTGATATTCACAAACTTTGGCACAAAGCTGGACATGAAAGTAATGCAACTATGCTATTTGGACATATTGAGACAAGAGAGCATAGAATAGACCATATGTTAAGATTAAGAGATTTACAAGATGAGACTGGAGGATTTAATGCATTTATTCCTCTTGTATACCAAAAAGAGAATAACTATTTAAAAGTAAAAGATTTTCTAACTGGTCAAGAAATTCTTAAAACAATGGCAATTGCAAGAATTTTATTAGATAGTATTCCTCATATCAAAGCTTATTGGGTAACTTCAACAGTAAAATTAGCTCTTTTAGCACAAGAATTTGGAGCAAATGACTTAGATGGAACTATTGAAAAAGAGTCTATTCAAAGTGCAGCTGGAGCTAAAAGTGCAAATGGAATGCCTCTTCAACAATTTGTTGATTTAATTAAAAACTCTGGATTTACTCCTGTAGAAAGAGATTCTGTTTATAATGAGATAAAAGTTTGGTAA
- a CDS encoding response regulator has protein sequence MIEINEKIKSLKVLYVEDEELAREKLGKFLERKFSTVKLCSNGLDGFLAFQDAYSKNEKFDLVISDINMPKMDGLEMFEKIKEIDKDIPSMLITARTETEQLLQAIYLHIDSYIMKPIDLNIINERLDRICNDIFYKKSYENQKKELQTYLDILNQEAIVSKTDLSGKITYVNEGFCVVTGYEESELIGKSHKLIRHPEISKDFFKTLWDTIQSGKIWSGTFKNLAKDGSTFFVNTKIIPIFDSSNKEIKEYIAVRFLVTEDELKKRESYKKYLEQVTQYKKAISQLVSEKELLNKKIIDLSNANISLENKASQNELKRKQLLNQLEAYEKNNLEYDKLNLMTKQDKSKQFDQMYRALNSIKSLNKRQEKTINDLETMLSAKTGELDSFIKKDLENKKRINDLKDLVTNLQKENEELKKQKKSIF, from the coding sequence ATGATAGAAATAAATGAAAAAATTAAAAGTTTAAAAGTTTTATATGTAGAAGATGAAGAGTTAGCAAGGGAAAAATTAGGTAAATTTTTAGAGCGAAAATTTAGTACAGTTAAACTTTGTTCTAATGGTTTAGATGGCTTTTTAGCTTTTCAAGATGCTTATTCAAAAAATGAAAAATTTGATTTAGTAATTAGTGATATTAATATGCCTAAAATGGATGGCTTAGAGATGTTTGAGAAGATTAAAGAAATAGATAAAGATATTCCTTCTATGTTAATTACAGCAAGAACGGAGACAGAACAACTATTACAAGCTATATATTTACATATTGATAGTTATATTATGAAACCAATTGATTTAAATATTATAAATGAGAGGTTAGATAGGATTTGTAATGATATATTTTATAAAAAAAGTTATGAAAATCAAAAGAAAGAGTTACAAACTTATTTAGATATTTTAAATCAAGAAGCAATTGTCTCAAAAACAGATTTAAGTGGCAAGATTACTTACGTAAATGAAGGATTTTGTGTTGTTACTGGCTATGAAGAGAGTGAGTTAATTGGTAAATCTCATAAGCTAATAAGGCATCCAGAGATTTCAAAGGATTTTTTCAAAACTTTATGGGATACTATTCAAAGTGGTAAAATTTGGAGTGGTACTTTTAAAAACTTAGCAAAAGATGGTTCTACTTTTTTTGTAAATACTAAGATTATTCCAATCTTTGATTCTTCTAATAAGGAGATTAAAGAGTATATAGCAGTTAGATTTTTAGTAACAGAAGATGAACTTAAAAAAAGAGAGAGCTATAAAAAATATTTAGAGCAAGTAACTCAGTATAAAAAAGCAATAAGTCAATTAGTTAGTGAAAAAGAGCTTTTGAATAAAAAGATAATTGATCTTTCAAATGCTAATATTTCATTGGAGAATAAAGCTTCTCAAAATGAGTTAAAAAGAAAGCAGTTACTTAATCAATTAGAAGCTTATGAAAAAAACAATTTAGAGTATGATAAATTAAATTTAATGACAAAACAAGATAAGAGTAAGCAGTTTGATCAGATGTATAGAGCTTTAAATAGTATTAAAAGTTTGAATAAAAGACAAGAGAAAACAATAAATGATTTAGAAACAATGTTATCGGCAAAGACAGGAGAATTAGATTCTTTTATTAAAAAAGATTTAGAAAATAAAAAAAGAATAAATGATTTAAAAGATTTAGTTACAAATCTTCAAAAAGAGAATGAAGAGTTAAAGAAACAGAAAAAGTCAATTTTTTAA
- a CDS encoding sensor histidine kinase, giving the protein MLNIIERFKNSISSNLFKQVYLTYFIFVFIFVVFQIFTEYTNEKRKLEKVFIKIEKVYKDILINNTEKKDIKELSSIAHAIEATTDISGLAIIEEKQRFLFLHGVVSSNIENIKSVIRLPNLKYSFSKNLLTHGIEFSHNNRNYYIFLFIKESEIFENMEESIYLILLNILASMITLGVLFLIFSTKHLVEPLNIIIDSTKKFDVVEHELIEIKLGNIEKNELHTLANTFNKMSKRINEAYINMQQLTMIREIQKNKLEEQKKELLDANKAKDDFMANMSHELKTPLNSINVISNVMMKNKRGILNEKEIKNLEIINRCGKDLLFLINDVLDLSKLEAGEITLNNDKIDLKELMHGIYDMFNLQVKEKNIDFVFHIDKSLNYIFSDKDRINQIIKNLLSNALKFTENGQVKFLVVDENKNFKVIVEDNGIGISKDKLEHIFDRFKQADGSTTRKYGGTGLGLAICKELTKLLDAKISVESEVDKGSRFSVVFPKNKHLLESMNLLEIKSTNSEDVSTLIERKEEIIVLNNDPVLFFNLVIDLNKKYKVLQAFSFDELKKYMERDEKLIVDIDKMTEEELDFLVNNSENKLILISENEIEQKYKELAYRSLKKPIDSDLVDKL; this is encoded by the coding sequence ATGTTAAATATAATAGAAAGATTTAAAAATAGTATTAGTTCAAACTTATTTAAACAAGTATATCTTACATATTTTATTTTTGTATTTATTTTTGTTGTCTTTCAAATATTCACAGAATATACAAATGAAAAAAGAAAACTAGAAAAAGTATTTATAAAGATTGAAAAAGTATATAAAGATATATTAATTAATAATACAGAAAAAAAAGATATTAAAGAGTTAAGTTCTATTGCCCATGCAATAGAAGCAACTACAGATATTTCAGGTCTAGCTATTATTGAGGAGAAACAAAGGTTTCTTTTTTTACATGGAGTAGTCTCATCTAATATTGAAAATATAAAATCGGTAATTAGACTTCCTAACTTAAAATATAGTTTTTCTAAAAATTTATTAACTCATGGAATAGAGTTTTCTCACAATAATAGAAATTATTACATCTTTTTATTTATTAAAGAATCAGAAATTTTTGAGAATATGGAAGAGTCAATTTATTTAATTTTATTAAATATTCTTGCAAGTATGATTACTTTAGGAGTTCTATTTTTAATCTTCTCGACTAAACATTTAGTAGAACCTCTTAATATTATTATTGATTCAACAAAAAAGTTTGATGTTGTTGAGCATGAGTTAATTGAAATTAAATTAGGCAATATTGAAAAAAATGAGTTACATACTCTTGCTAATACTTTTAACAAAATGTCAAAACGAATTAATGAAGCTTATATCAATATGCAACAATTAACTATGATAAGAGAGATTCAGAAAAATAAATTAGAAGAACAAAAAAAAGAGCTTTTAGATGCAAATAAAGCAAAAGATGATTTCATGGCTAATATGAGTCATGAGTTAAAAACACCTCTTAATTCAATCAATGTAATAAGTAATGTAATGATGAAAAATAAAAGAGGTATTTTAAATGAAAAAGAGATTAAAAATTTAGAGATTATAAATAGATGTGGAAAAGATTTACTCTTTCTTATTAATGATGTGTTAGACCTTTCAAAACTAGAAGCAGGGGAGATAACTTTAAATAATGATAAAATTGATTTAAAAGAGTTAATGCATGGTATTTATGATATGTTTAACCTTCAAGTAAAAGAGAAAAATATTGATTTTGTTTTCCATATTGATAAATCATTGAATTATATATTTAGTGATAAAGATAGAATTAACCAAATAATAAAAAATCTATTAAGTAATGCTTTAAAATTTACAGAAAATGGACAAGTAAAGTTTTTAGTGGTTGATGAAAATAAAAACTTTAAAGTTATTGTTGAAGATAATGGAATAGGAATCTCAAAAGATAAGTTAGAACATATATTTGATAGGTTTAAACAAGCAGATGGGAGTACTACAAGGAAATATGGTGGTACAGGTTTAGGTTTAGCTATTTGTAAAGAGTTAACAAAATTATTAGACGCAAAAATAAGTGTAGAAAGTGAAGTAGATAAGGGGTCAAGGTTCTCTGTTGTTTTTCCTAAAAATAAACACTTGTTAGAGAGTATGAATCTTTTAGAGATAAAAAGTACAAATAGTGAGGATGTTTCTACTTTAATAGAGAGAAAAGAAGAGATAATAGTTTTAAATAATGACCCCGTACTATTTTTTAATTTGGTAATTGATTTAAATAAAAAGTATAAAGTTCTTCAAGCTTTCTCTTTTGATGAACTAAAAAAATATATGGAAAGAGATGAAAAGCTAATTGTTGACATAGATAAAATGACAGAAGAGGAGTTAGATTTTTTAGTGAATAATTCAGAAAATAAACTTATTTTAATTTCTGAAAATGAGATAGAACAAAAGTATAAAGAGTTAGCTTATCGAAGTTTAAAAAAACCAATTGATAGTGATTTAGTAGATAAGCTATAG
- a CDS encoding sensor histidine kinase yields MKDNFSILILDDVQDNIYSLELLIEDLDINVYSALKANDAINILMKEDIDLILCDIQMPDIDGFQFVEYIKNIDKLKDIPVIFITGIYDKDFYQKKGYDLGAIEYISKPIDDVLLTSKLKAYIELFNKNKQIKSSLEKANKLAVHNTKMASIGEMIGVISHQLKQPLNVLSIYCDDIKFAYTFNELNDEVINDFSENTKKQIHYMRDTIDGFLNFFKEDKNKNSFEIKKVIEKTKELLTPQIEMNQVEIETQILSNYTLNGIEMELSQVLINLITNSIQAFIEKDIKERNIEIISFTKNEKNYLVISDNAGGIEESNLEKIFDPYYTTKEDGTGIGLYMVKLVIKNSFNANLKIENSKNGVRFVIQF; encoded by the coding sequence ATGAAAGATAATTTTTCTATTTTAATACTTGATGATGTACAAGATAATATCTATTCATTAGAGTTATTAATTGAAGACTTAGATATTAATGTCTATTCAGCTTTAAAAGCAAATGATGCTATTAATATTCTTATGAAAGAAGATATAGATTTAATTCTTTGTGATATACAAATGCCAGATATAGATGGATTTCAGTTTGTAGAATATATAAAAAATATAGATAAACTAAAAGATATACCAGTTATTTTTATCACCGGAATTTATGATAAAGATTTCTATCAAAAGAAAGGTTATGATTTAGGCGCAATTGAATATATCTCAAAACCTATAGATGATGTTCTTTTAACTTCTAAATTAAAAGCATATATTGAATTATTTAATAAAAATAAACAGATAAAATCCTCTTTAGAAAAGGCAAATAAGCTTGCTGTACATAATACAAAGATGGCAAGTATTGGAGAGATGATTGGCGTAATCTCTCATCAACTAAAACAACCTTTAAATGTTTTGTCAATCTATTGTGATGATATTAAATTTGCCTATACTTTTAATGAACTAAATGATGAAGTTATTAATGACTTTTCTGAAAACACTAAAAAACAAATCCATTATATGAGAGATACAATTGATGGTTTTTTAAACTTTTTTAAAGAAGATAAAAATAAAAATAGTTTTGAGATAAAAAAAGTTATTGAAAAAACAAAAGAGTTACTAACTCCTCAAATAGAGATGAATCAAGTTGAAATAGAGACTCAAATTCTTTCAAACTATACTTTAAATGGTATAGAAATGGAATTATCTCAAGTTCTTATTAATCTAATTACTAACTCTATTCAAGCCTTTATTGAAAAAGATATTAAAGAAAGAAATATTGAAATAATCTCTTTTACTAAAAATGAAAAAAACTATTTAGTAATAAGTGATAATGCAGGTGGAATAGAAGAGAGCAATTTAGAAAAGATATTTGATCCTTATTACACGACAAAAGAGGATGGCACAGGTATTGGTTTATATATGGTAAAACTTGTAATAAAAAATAGTTTTAACGCTAATTTAAAAATTGAAAACTCTAAAAATGGAGTTAGATTTGTAATTCAATTTTAA
- a CDS encoding lysophospholipid acyltransferase family protein, giving the protein MKIFLITRVVPFFLQLFVKFIYFTSKKVFHHPKIDENESFVVAFWHGELLMQPFNYRKLKLNGKVSALISQHKDGEAITRTVEYLGIHSIRGSSSKGGAKALISAIKEIKAKNDVAITPDGPRGPRHSVADGIVAISKKTNARILIFNYKATKYWQFNSWDKFVLPKPFGTLEFFIQEPLDISNMEMEEAKELIKEKMLENAMQ; this is encoded by the coding sequence ATGAAAATTTTTTTAATTACAAGAGTTGTACCTTTTTTCTTACAACTCTTTGTAAAGTTCATATATTTTACAAGTAAAAAAGTTTTTCATCACCCTAAGATAGATGAAAATGAATCTTTTGTTGTGGCTTTTTGGCATGGAGAGCTTCTAATGCAACCATTTAATTATAGGAAACTAAAATTAAATGGGAAAGTTAGTGCTTTAATAAGTCAACATAAAGATGGGGAAGCTATAACAAGAACAGTTGAATATTTAGGTATTCACTCTATTAGAGGTTCAAGCAGTAAAGGTGGAGCAAAAGCTCTAATTTCTGCTATTAAAGAGATAAAAGCAAAAAATGATGTAGCAATAACTCCTGATGGTCCAAGAGGACCAAGACATTCAGTTGCTGACGGGATTGTTGCTATCTCAAAGAAAACAAATGCTAGAATTTTGATATTTAACTATAAAGCAACTAAATATTGGCAATTTAACTCTTGGGATAAGTTTGTTTTACCAAAACCTTTTGGTACTTTAGAGTTCTTTATTCAAGAACCTTTAGATATTAGCAATATGGAAATGGAAGAAGCAAAAGAACTTATAAAAGAAAAAATGCTAGAAAACGCCATGCAATAA
- the miaB gene encoding tRNA (N6-isopentenyl adenosine(37)-C2)-methylthiotransferase MiaB, which yields MSKEEKKLFIQTLGCQMNDTDSQHIIAELKEHKNYITTDQMEEADLIIINTCSVREKPVQKLFSEIGQFNIKKKKDAKIGVCGCTASHLGEDIIKRAPYVDFVVGARNISKIKDVVDKKGSVEIDIDYDDSTYQFAQNSNSLYKTSVNISIGCDKECTYCIVPATRGDEISIPPEMIVEQVQKDVAKGAKEVTLLGQNVNSYGRRFSDGREKTNFTKLLQEVSKIEGLERIRFTSPHPLHMDDEFIEEFAKNPKISKCIHMPLQSGSTQVLKAMKRGYTKEWFLNRAKKIRDLVPNVRITTDIIVAFPGESQEDFEDTIDVIKQVKFDQIFNFKYSPRPNTKALEFKDLEIEDEIGSARLIEVIELHKLHQSELMDSNIGKTVEVLFESLKPNGEIAGFTDNYCQVFVKGSDELLGQIVKVKITDATRTALKGEVVN from the coding sequence ATGAGTAAAGAAGAAAAGAAACTATTTATACAAACGCTAGGGTGTCAAATGAATGACACTGATAGTCAACATATTATTGCTGAACTAAAAGAGCATAAAAACTATATTACAACAGATCAGATGGAAGAAGCTGATTTAATTATTATTAATACTTGTTCAGTAAGAGAGAAACCTGTTCAAAAACTTTTTTCTGAAATTGGACAGTTCAATATTAAAAAGAAAAAAGATGCTAAGATTGGTGTTTGTGGATGTACTGCAAGCCACTTAGGTGAAGATATTATAAAAAGAGCTCCTTATGTAGATTTTGTTGTTGGAGCAAGAAATATTTCAAAGATTAAAGATGTAGTTGATAAAAAAGGTTCTGTTGAGATAGATATTGATTATGATGACTCAACTTACCAATTTGCACAAAATTCTAATTCCTTATATAAAACATCTGTAAATATTTCTATTGGATGTGATAAAGAGTGTACTTACTGTATTGTTCCTGCAACAAGAGGTGATGAAATCTCTATTCCACCAGAGATGATTGTTGAACAAGTTCAAAAAGATGTTGCAAAGGGAGCAAAAGAGGTTACTTTATTAGGTCAAAATGTAAACTCTTATGGAAGAAGATTCTCTGATGGAAGAGAAAAAACAAACTTTACTAAACTTTTACAAGAAGTGTCAAAGATTGAAGGTTTAGAGAGAATTAGATTTACTTCTCCTCATCCTTTACATATGGATGATGAGTTTATTGAAGAATTTGCAAAAAATCCTAAGATTTCAAAATGTATTCATATGCCTTTACAAAGTGGTTCAACACAAGTATTAAAAGCTATGAAAAGAGGATATACAAAAGAGTGGTTTTTAAATAGGGCTAAAAAAATTAGAGATTTAGTTCCTAATGTTAGAATCACTACTGATATTATTGTAGCTTTCCCAGGTGAGTCTCAAGAAGATTTTGAAGATACAATTGATGTAATCAAACAAGTTAAATTTGACCAAATTTTTAACTTTAAATACTCTCCAAGACCAAATACTAAAGCTTTAGAATTTAAAGATTTAGAGATTGAAGATGAAATTGGAAGTGCAAGACTTATAGAGGTTATTGAACTTCATAAATTACATCAAAGTGAATTAATGGATTCAAATATTGGAAAAACTGTAGAAGTTTTATTTGAATCTTTAAAACCAAATGGTGAAATTGCTGGTTTTACAGATAACTATTGCCAAGTTTTTGTAAAAGGTAGTGATGAGTTATTAGGACAAATCGTAAAAGTTAAGATTACTGATGCAACAAGAACGGCATTAAAAGGTGAAGTGGTAAACTAA
- a CDS encoding HP0268 family nuclease, translating into MELLFARNELTEKPKKVQLDKIKEELTKSGEKIFYFDRDNSHKDMMSLVDALEDEGYNVYFREVKYGLADEEYMYEVHAL; encoded by the coding sequence ATGGAATTATTATTTGCAAGAAATGAACTTACTGAGAAACCAAAAAAAGTTCAACTTGATAAAATCAAAGAAGAATTAACTAAAAGTGGTGAAAAAATATTCTATTTTGATAGAGACAACTCTCACAAAGATATGATGTCTTTAGTTGATGCGTTAGAGGATGAGGGGTATAACGTATATTTCAGAGAAGTAAAGTATGGGCTTGCTGATGAAGAATACATGTATGAGGTACATGCTTTATAA
- the nusA gene encoding transcription termination factor NusA: MDKIIDILDSIAYEKGLKIEEVETALKEALIKTAEKMVDETLTFDANIDRANKKLELSQKVEVVPDGDSRSLGLDEEGNNVNPENFIELSEAKEIDPDLEVGDTVDYDLEFENMGRNAATILHSNFEYRVQRYLEETLVSKYKNKIGKTISGTVTRVDRQENTFVEIGEVKGMLPRKSRIKGESFRIGDTVKAVVKAVNIDKANGLIIEISRTSPKFLESLLRAEVPELKDEIISIEASARIPGSRAKIALATTDASVDPIGSIVGVKGVRIGAVSKQLSGENIDCVEYSAIPEMFISRALSPAIIQSVKIETPAEGNVKGKAVVTIPSDQKSKAIGKAGLNIRLASMLTKYEIELVEVGGVSASAGSENQEADKTTDTASLEALFK; this comes from the coding sequence ATGGATAAGATTATTGATATATTGGACTCTATTGCCTATGAAAAAGGCCTTAAGATAGAGGAAGTTGAAACAGCACTAAAAGAAGCACTTATTAAAACTGCTGAAAAAATGGTGGATGAAACTTTAACTTTTGATGCAAATATTGACAGAGCAAATAAAAAATTAGAGCTTTCACAAAAAGTTGAAGTTGTACCAGATGGAGATAGTAGATCTTTAGGACTTGATGAAGAAGGTAATAACGTAAACCCTGAAAACTTCATTGAACTAAGTGAAGCTAAAGAAATAGACCCAGATTTAGAAGTTGGGGATACAGTTGATTATGACTTAGAATTTGAGAATATGGGAAGAAATGCTGCAACAATTTTACATAGTAATTTTGAATACAGAGTACAAAGATATTTAGAAGAGACTTTAGTTAGTAAATATAAAAATAAAATTGGAAAAACTATTAGCGGAACAGTAACTAGAGTTGACAGACAAGAAAATACTTTTGTAGAGATTGGTGAAGTTAAAGGAATGCTTCCTAGAAAATCTAGAATTAAAGGTGAATCTTTTAGAATTGGAGATACAGTAAAAGCTGTAGTAAAAGCTGTAAATATTGATAAAGCAAATGGCTTAATCATTGAAATTTCAAGAACATCACCTAAATTCTTAGAATCACTTTTAAGAGCAGAAGTTCCTGAATTAAAAGATGAAATTATCTCTATTGAAGCAAGTGCAAGAATTCCTGGAAGTAGAGCTAAAATTGCTTTAGCAACTACTGATGCTTCAGTTGACCCTATTGGTTCAATTGTAGGTGTGAAAGGTGTTAGAATTGGTGCCGTTTCAAAACAGTTAAGTGGAGAAAATATCGATTGTGTTGAGTATTCAGCAATTCCTGAAATGTTTATTTCAAGAGCTTTATCTCCTGCAATTATTCAAAGTGTAAAAATTGAAACTCCTGCTGAAGGAAATGTAAAAGGAAAAGCAGTAGTAACAATTCCAAGTGACCAAAAATCAAAAGCAATTGGAAAAGCTGGATTAAACATCAGACTTGCTTCAATGTTAACTAAATATGAAATTGAATTAGTTGAAGTTGGTGGAGTATCAGCTTCAGCAGGTTCTGAAAATCAAGAAGCTGATAAAACAACTGATACTGCAAGTTTAGAGGCACTATTTAAATAA